DNA sequence from the Alkalilimnicola ehrlichii MLHE-1 genome:
GGGCGTTCGCCCACTGCGGGTGGCCTGTTGCCGCAGGTAGTACTCCGCCAGCAGGGCGATATCGTCTCCGCGTTCCCGCAGCGGGGGGATGCGCAGGCGCAGGGCGGCGATCCGGTAGAAAAGATCCTGACGGAAGCGTCCGGACTCGATCTCCTCCGGCAGATTGCGGTTGGTCATGGACAGCAGCCGGGCCCGGACCCGTCGGGGCTGGTGGCTGCCGATGCGATAGACGACCCCATCCTCCAGGATGCGCAACAGGGTGGGTTGCAGGTCCAGCGGCATCTCGCTGACCTCGTCCAGGCAAAGGGTGCCGCCGTCGGCGGCCTCCAGTTTTCCGGGCCGGCCCTCCTGACTGGCGCCGGTGAAGGCCCCGCCCACGTAACCAAACATTTCGCCGCCGATCAGGTCCTTGGGAAGCGCCCCGCAATTGACCGGGATAAAGGGCCCGGTCAGCATGCTCAGGGCGTGGATGCCCTGTGCGAAGAGCTCTTTGCCGACCCCGGTCTCGCCCTCGATCAGGATCGGGGCGTCGGTGGCCGCGAGTCGGCGGGCCTTATCGCAGGCGGCGCGCATGGCCGGGCTGTCCCCGATCAGGGTGTCCAGCGAGAAGCCGTCCGACGGGTGCTCGCCCATGTCCCGATTACGCGGCCGGATGCCGGTCCGACCCTGACGCGGTGCCAGGATAACCCCCAGGTGCTCGCCATCCACGGTCACCGGTTCAATGTCCGCGGTGGGCAGCTGGGCGTGGAGCTTGTCCAGCCATTCTTCCGCAGGGGTGTCCCGCAGTAGCGGGATGGTGTTCTCGAAAAACAGGTTACGGGAGGCGCGGCTGATCTGGCGTCGCACCTGTTCGTTGCCATGCACGATGACGCCGCTGCGACTGACCACCAGGACGTCGCGGTGCTTCCAGCGCCGTCCCATCCCCAGAAACCGGTCTATCAGCCGCCGGTGGTCGGCCTCGGTGGCCTGTATCAGCCCACCCTCAATCTGGCGGGCCACTGCCACCACGTAGGCCAGGCTTTGTGGGTTAAAGCTCTCCGCGGGTCCGGAGAGGTCCACGACACCGAGAATGCGCCGGGTCGTTGGGCTGAACACCGGCGCGGCGGCGCAAGTCCAGCGCTGTACCCGGCAGCAATAGTGTTCGTAGCCATGGATCTGGACCGGTTGCTGGCTGGCCAGCGCGGTGCCGATGGCGTTCGTGCCGATGTGGCCCTCGTCCCACAACCCGCCCCGGCACAGGCCGATGTCCTGGCCATGTTCGATCACCCGCCGGTCGCCGACGGTCTCCAGGACGGTGCCATGGGCGTTGCTCAACATGACCATGGCCCGGGCCTCGCTGAGAAACCGGCGCCCCTGTTCCAGTGCCGGGCGTGCCGCCGTCAGGAAGGGGCCGCTTTGCTGCCGGACGCGCAGGAACTCGCCATCGCTGAGCGCTTGGGTCTGGGAGCGGTCCACCGGTACGTTGTTGTCCAGGGAGCGCTGCCAGGAGGCGAGGACTTCGTCACGCACCCCTGTCGGCGTTTCCCCCTGACTGAGGAAGCTCTCCCAGGCCTGATAAATGCGGCGATCCTGCATGTCGTCTCCTCCGGTGCGGGTGGCCGTCGGGCCGGGTGCAGGGCCCCGATCCGTCGCAACCCACGGCGCGGTGCCGGCGTGTGCGCACGAGGGGAAGTGGCCCGGAGCCGGCGCCGTTTGGCGGCGCCTGGGCTGCGGTATGGCAGCGGGGACGTTGTACGTGGTTCGGCGGGTTGGGCACGACGCCCCTGCCTTTGATTATGGGTGTTGTTGCGCCACCGACACGATGTTGGCGTATTGTCTTCTTTATAGCAGTCATCGTGCCGGGCTGCAGCGCTGTCATGAGTGAGAATGCTGCGCTTTGGAAAACCAGGTGCGTGGCTCAGACCCCTGGACATGGCCGGACGGCGCGCCGCCCGGCCATGTCATGCACAAGGCGGTATCAGCCCTCGGCGCGTTCGGGCACCTCGAGGCCGAGCCAGTCCCGATAGAACGTCTCGATATCCGGTTCGAAGTCATGGATCACCGGGTACCAGGCGGTCGGTGCCTCCACGTCCAACAGGTCACCGCTGAGTGGACAGTAGTACTCACGGATGGTCTGCCAGCCGGACGAGGGTGCCATCAGCTCCGGGTAGATCTCGTCGAGGGCCTCCTGGCTCTCCCGTACATAGATCAGGGCGTGCAGCTTCCAGTTCTCACGGTAGTCGCAGAACACGTGGCCGGCCTCGGATTTGATCACCCAGCGATGGGTGTCCTGCTCCTGGACGATGTAGAGCTTGGGGCCCAAGGGCAGGATGATGCGGTCGTCCCAGGGCACCCGTTCCTGCAGGATGCTGATATAGGTCTCGAAACGATCCTCGTCCTTGGGGCTCGAGAGCATCTTGTGCAGGGTGTCTGGGTCGATGGTGCCGTCGATGAGATCGGCGATCTTGGTACGTTCGTAAGACATGGGTGTACTCCGTTTATGTTGTCCGCAAAGGCAGGGAGCCCGGTGGCCGTGACCACCGAGCCGCAGCCTATTCCTCTTCCACCAGTTTCACGGTGCGCACATCGGGCAGTTCAGACAGGTCCATGTGGTAGTGCGAGCCGTAATGGGGGATGCCCAGCTCCTCCTCGTGCAATTCCCAGTGCTCGGGCAGGTTCCAGAAGGCCTTGAAGTGGGCCAGGAAGCGCGGGCTGAGTTTGAAGGAGGAGGCGAACATCTGTTGCACTTGGGTGCTGGCCTCCTTTTTGAGGATGCGCGCGCGCTCCTGCTTCATCCATTCCATCGTCGGCATCGCCCGGTCCAGCCGCTCCTTGCGTATCGCCTGGCGGCGGGCCTCGGTGGCTTTGCTGTCCACCCGCGGGCCGTCGTCGGTCTCCTGGGTCACTACACCGTAGATCCTCTCGGCGAAGCGGGGCAGGATGTGTCCCTCCGCCAGGTCGTGGGCCACCATGACGGGGTCACGCTCCAGCGGGTCGCCGAAGCCCGGGCCGCCCTTCATGGTGTTGAGGTAGAGGTCATAGTCCTTGTACATGGCCTCGGTGGTGATGGCCTGCTTGTCCCGCTTGACCCGGGCGTCCGGGATCAGCTTCTCGTAGGCGTTCTCCCCCGGGTCCACGTCGCCGCCGAGGGGAATGGGCTTTCCGGCCTCGATCAGCTCCTTGATGCCGGTGTCGTGGGCGGTGAAGCGGTAGCCGGATGCAGCCGGGAAGCCGCCCATCAGGCCCCAGTCGGAGCTGATGTGGCCGTTGCCCATGAAGAACATGGTCCAGTCCTTGGCGTTCCAGACCATGCGCAGGCTCTCCCAGCCGCTGCCGCCACGGTACTTGCCGGAGCCGCCGGAACTGGCCTTGATCTGCCGGCCCAGGTAGACCAGGGGCTCGGCCAGCTCCCAGATCTCCATATCGCCCATGTCGCCCTCGGGGTTCCAGATCGCCGCCGCGTGGCTGATGCCGTCGCCGAAGGCCGAGGCGCCGACGCCGTTGGCGGCGCACTCGAAGCTGTTGACCGCGTGGATCTCGTCGTACTGGTTGAACCCCCCGCCCTGCAGCCAGTTGGAGGTGTTAGCGTTGCCGGCGTTGACCTCCTCAAGGTAGCCACGCCCGAAATAGGATCGGCTCAAGCCCCGCCACAGGGCGGTCCAGCTGGAGACCAGGAAGTGCCAGGAGTAGGAGAAGGCCACCCTGCGGTCGTCCGGATTCATCCACGTGCCCTTGGGCAGCCGGAACTCGGTGCCGTAGGCGGCGCCGTCGTTGATCATCTCGGTGGGTATGAGCGTCTGGGTCATCATTACCCAGATGCCGGAGGTGAAACTCACCTGGTGGGCATTGTAGGTATGCCAGCCCCACCGGGTGGCGCCCTCGAAGTCCAGTTTCCAGGTGCCATCCCCGCGGATCTCGATCTCCGATGGGGTGTGCATAATGGTGTCCACCTTGGCGAAATCGGAGGGCACCCGCACATCCTCGTGCTTGTAAGGGACATCCACGAAGCCGACCTGGCGGTACTTGCCGGGGATGGTCATGGCCTTGATGCGGGCCTGCAGACCGCGCCGGCCGTGCTCCACGGACTCGTAGCAGAACTGCCAGTAGGCATCGATGCCCTCATCGCGGATCAGCTCCTCGACCATGTCGCGGATCATGTGGCAGCCGGCCACCCGGGTGCGTTCGTCCAGCATCCAGTAACGGGTGGTGCGGACCATGCGCTGGCTCTCGTGCAGCCAGTCGCGGAACAGGGTGTCGTTGGCGCCGATTTTGCGGCAGGTGACCGAGTAGCCGTCGCCGAAGCGCTGGATCTGCCCGGTGGCCATGGAGCCGGGGCCCACCGCACCGGTGTCGATGACGTGGGTGACACCCCCCACCCAGCCCACCAGCTTGCCCTCCCAGAAGATGGGCACGATGGTGTGGATGTCGCAGGGGTGAACGTTGCCGATCAGCGAGTCGTTGTTGCAGAAGATGTCCTTGTCCTGGACGCCGGGGTTGTGCTCCCAGTCGTTCTCGATCATGTACTTGATCGCCGCGCCCATGGTGCCCACGTGGATGATGATCCCCGTGGAGGTCACGATGGCGTCGCCGGCGGCGTTGTAGAGGGTGAAGCAGAGTTCGCCCTCCTGCTCGACAATGGGTGAGGCGGCGATCCGTTTGGCGGTCTCGCGGGCGTCCACCACCCCGGCGCGCAGCCGTGAGAACATCTTGTTGTAGCGAATCGGCTCCTCGTCGCGCAGGGCCAGGCTCTGTAGACCGGCGTAGTGGCCGGTGCCCCGGGTCGCGTCCAGTACGCGGTCGCGGTGTTGTTTCAGGCTCTCACCGCCGCGGACGATGCCGGTGGTCTGTTCGCCGCCCCCGGCATATTGGGGTTCGATACGTTCGTAGGACATGGTGATCTCTCCGGATTGGGTCTGCCTATCGGGTTTCGGGTCACAGGGGCTGTGGCCTACAACTCTTTGAGGTGGAACAGCCGGTGCTCGTCCAGCCAGGTGCGGAAGCCGGTGGGCACGACGAAGGTGGTGGCATCGGACTCGATGATCGCCGGTCCCTCGATCTCATTGCCCGGCAGCAGCGACTCCATGTGATAGAGCTGGGCCTCGACCCAACGGCGCTTGTGGTAGAACCGGCGGGTACCGAGACGGGCCTTGGGCGCTGGGGTCTTATCGGCCAGTGGTTCCCTGGGGATGCGGGGTTTCGGGATGGGCACCGAGCCGCGCATGATGGCGCCGGTGACCGAATAGCCCAGCTCGGGTGAGCGGGCGGACTCGGCGTAGACCCGGCCGTAGGTCTGGTTGAAGGCCTCCTCCAGTTGCAGCCAGTCCTCCTCGGAGTCGGCCGAGGCGATCGGTGAATCGATCTCCAGGTCGTTAAGCTGGCCGCGATACTGCATACGGTAGGCCGGCTGCAGGCGCACCTGCTCGGGGCCGTAACCGTTCACCCGGAACTCCTCCAGGACGTTCTCGGTCAACTCGGCCCACGCGGCCTGCAGCGTTTTGGCCGCGGCCTCGCGCTCGGACGGGGATGCGTGTTGGTCCAGGTTGATATCCAGGCTCTTGTCATAGCGGTACTCAAAGTCCGCCGCCGCGCAGCCGAAGGCGGAGAACCCGGCCGCCCAGGCGGGGACGATCACGTCCTCGAAGCCCAGGCCCTCGGTGTAGCCGTAGGTGTGCACCGGCCCGGCGCCGCCGTAGGAGAAGCAGACGAAGCTGCGCGGGTCGTAACCCTTGGCGGAGATCATGGAACGGATGTAGTCGTGCAGCTCCGAGTCCAGCAGTTCGATCACCCCGGCGGCCGCGTCCTCCACCGACAGGCCCAGAGGGTCTGCGATCTGCGCCTTGATGGCGTCGTGGGCCCGCTGCGGCTCCAGTTTGATCGCCCCACCCAGGAAGTTGTCGGGGTTCAGGTAGCCCAACACCATGTGGCAATCGGTGATGGAGACGGTCTCGATGCCGCTGTCCGCCCAGCAGACCCCGACCCGGTAGCCGGCGGAGTCCGGGCCCAGCTTGATGGCGCGGGTGTAGGGGTCCAGCCGTACGAAGCTGCCGGCCCCGGCCCCCACCGAGTCCATGGCCACCAGCGGTAAGGACAGCACCAGCCGGGCCATGTCCGGATCGGTGCGGATGGTCAGCTCGTTCTGGGTGATCAGGGCAACGTCGAAGGAGGTGCCGCCGATATCGGAGCAGGCGATGTTCTTGTAGCCCAGGGTTTCCCCCAGGTACTTGGCCCCGATCACCCCGCCGATGGGGCCGGAAACGATGGTGCGTGCCAGCTCCTTGGCCTTCCAGGAGATGGTGCCGCCATGGGTGGCCATGACCCGGAAGTCAAACTGGGTCCCCTTCTCCTGGAACGATGTCGAGATCTTCTTAAGGGTCTCGCGCGAGGGCTCGGCCGCGTAGGCCTCCAGGATGGTGGTGTTGGTGCGATGGGACTCCTTGCGCACCGGGTAATAGTCCACTGAGGCGAAGACCTGGATGGTCTTGCCGGCGCGGGCCACCTCCTCAAGTACGATGTCGCGTACACGGCGCTCGTGCTCCGGGTTCTTGTAGGAATGGAGCAGGCTGATGACGATGCCGTCCACGTTACTGGCGATGACCTCGCGTGCGGCCTGGCGGGCGCTCTCCTCGCGCAGCGGGATCACCACATTGCCGAACATATCCACCCGTTCGACCACGCCACGGGTGCGTTGCCGGGGCACCAGTGGCTCGTCGTAGTAGTGGGTGTTCAGATGGATCCGGTCCTCGTAGGCGAAGCCTAGGTAGGCCTGGATGGCCCGGCCCATGCGGTGGAAATCCTCCATGCCCTGGTTGACGATCAGCCCACAGCGCAGTCCCTTGCGCTGGACCACCCGGTTGAGCAGGGCGGTCCCGGAGTACACGCCGGTCTGTAGCTGGGGCAGGGCCTGCTCCAGGGGGATGTCCCAGAGGGCGAGGGCATCCTCGCTGGAGTAGAGCAGTCCGACGGATTCGTCGTCCGGTGTGCTCTGGGCCTTGCCGACCACGAACTCACCCTGGCCATCCACAAAGAAGGTGTCGGTCATGGTGCCGCCGGCATCGATGCCCAGCACCTGCACATCTCTTGGTGTTGGTTGAACAGCGCTCACGGTTGTCTCCTCCTGATGGTTGTAATGACGCCCCGGGGGACGCGCAGGAGGAGGCGCAAACGCTGTGCCAGCTGCAGGCAGAGGGGTGCGGCTGCTGTTAAATCAAAGGCCTAGGGTTCTCGGGCGGGCCATTCTGGCTTCGGGAGAGGGGCGATGGCCGGATCCCGGACAGTGCCCGGTGTCCGGATGACGGACACCGGGGGCGGCTCTATGGCACACTTGGGTATATGCGTATTCTTATCCGTTATTTTTTCCGAGGAGTCCGTCTCGTGTTGACGCCGTTCATGATCGCCGGCAGCCGGTTGATGATGCCTAAAGGCATTGAGCGTGATCCCGAGGACCAGCGTGCCGTGGACGCCCAGACCCGTAGATTAGCGCTGTACCACTACCCGGCCTGTCCGTTCTGTATCAAGGTGCGTCGCGTGATGCACCGCCTGTCGCTGGATATCGAGTTGCGCAACGCCCAGGGTCCGGGCGAGTACCGTGAGACCCTGCGCCGTGAGGGCGGGCGGGTGATGGTGCCCTGCCTGCGCATTGAGCAGGAGGACGGCTCGGTGCGCTGGCTCTATGAGTCCGACGATATCATCGAGTACCTGCTGGACCATTTCGAGCCGGAGTAGCCTCGGGCGGTCCGCCCCTGCGGCCGGGGTGTGTAGAATGCACCGGTGGCGGTGTTGCGCATTCTAGGGGGTGGCCGTGGTCTGGTTCTGGCTGTTCGCGCTGTTGCTGGGCGTGGCCGCGGTGGTCGGCGTAGTGCGCCACCATCGGGTGGCGTTCGTTATCGCCTTTGATGGTAAGGGGCCGGCGGTGCGCAAAGGGGCACCGCCACCGGGCTTTCTGGCGGCGTGCCGGGACGTTGCCCGGATGTACGGGGTCGGGGCGGGTAAGGTCTACGGCGTGCGCGAGGCCGGCGGCCTGCAATTGGCATTCTCCCGGGATCTGCCGGAACGGGCCCGGCAGCCGTTACGCAACTGCTGGACACCGCCCCCATCCGGTGGCCCCGCCGGCGGGGCGGGGGGCGGCGCCCGTCGCGCGGGCTGAGCCCGGTTTACCAGCTGCGGACGTTGCCCACGTCCACGTGGACGAACTGCGAACGGGGGTAGTAGCCCACCCCACCTTTCTGCAGTGAGAGCGCGGCGTCGCGCACCTGCGACAGGTCTCGCCCCGGTACCCGGATATCGATGGCCTCGCCTTCCATGTGCAGGCTGTAGACCGCCACGTTCCGCCCCTGGGCGCGCAGCCGGCGGTTGGTCTCGGGCGAGCGGTACCCGGAAATCACCTCGAAGGTGGCCTGGGTGTCCAGCCGCTGCTGCAATGCGTCGAGGGTGTCGAGCAGGTCCGGATCTATGGGGTGGACCTCATTGGCGCGGTGGTCGCGCAGGACGTGGTTTACCTCGGACAGGGCGTCAGGCAGATACCTGCCGTGTTCCCAGTAGGTGACCGTCAGCTTCTCACCGGTGTGTAGGTTGTGGAAGGCCAGGTCGCGATGTTCTGTGCGGGCGGCCTGCGCGAGGGTGATGGGTGTGCTTGCCATGGCCAGGGTAGCGGCCGACCAGGCGAGAAAACGGCGGCGATTGATGCCGGTACCACGGGTGCTGTCCGTTCGCATGCGTTGGGATACCCCCCTGTGCAAATGCTCTCTCCGTAGCTGCCAGCGGCAAAGCCACCCCGGGCATCAGGCCGCGGCCGGATGAGTCAGGGCGGAGGAGAGTGGAAACCGAGGCGAACCTCGCTGCAGCGGATTTTATCCACAGTCCGGGCATTTACCAAGCCTAGTTCGTGCACGTTGTGACGGGCTGCCCCTGTTTGCCCGTTAAGGCGCTCGGAAAACCGGATGATTCCCTCTTTTTTTGCGCCCCTCGCATGGGCGCGGCAGTGGACGCCCCCACCGTCACTGCGAGCCCCGAAGCGGCACGGCAGTCCAGATGGGGTGTGGATCGCCGCGTCGCTGCGCTCCTCGCGATGACGGGGTGGGGCTCCCCGACACCGCATGACGGGGGTGGGGCTCCCCGACACCGCATGACGGGGGTGGGGCTCCCCGACACCGCATGACGGGGATGGGGCTCCCCGACACCGTCACTGTGAGGAGGCGAAGCCGACGCGGCAGTCTACCGCCTTGGATCGCCACGGGCCTTCGGCCCTCTTGATGAACATGGCCAGACGCTGCGGGCGCCCCCTACCCTCACTGCGAGCGCGGCCCCACCCCCACCGTCACTGCGAGGAGGCGAAGCCGACGTGGCAGTCTACCGCCCTGGATCGCCACGGGCCTGCGGCCCTCGCGATGACGGGGGTGCCCCGTTCCTCGCTGATTCGCGCCTGCGCAGCGGGGCGGGGGGCTCGCGATGACGGGGAAAAGCCTTCGGCCCTCGCGATGACGGGGGTGGCGCCCCCGCCGCCACTGCAAGCCCCCAGGGCGCGCTGGCTTAGCGCTTGAGGTCGCGGCCGGCGGCGAACTCCAGACAGACGGCGTCGGCCAGCGTGGCCTCCACCAGGGCCGGGTCATCCAGCCCCAATTGGGCTTCGATGGCCTCCAGGTTGGAGGGCAGGGTGCGGGTGCGGGGTTGGTGGTCCAACAGCGCGCAGCAATCCTTATAGGGCTGGATGGAGATGTCGTAAGTCCCGATGCGCCGGCCAATGGCCACGATATCCGCCTTGTCCAGCCCCACCAGCGGGCGCATGATCGGCATCCGCACGGCCAGCGAGGTGCTGACCATGTTCTCCATGGTTTGCGAGGCCACTTGGCCCAGGCTGTCACCGGAAATCAGCGCCAGCGCCCTTAAACGCTTGGCCAGCGCCTCGCCGGTGCGAGCGACGAAGCGGCGGAACAACACCACTTCGTGGCCGCGCTGGTCGCCGTGCAGCGCCATGTCGAAGTGATCATAGGGCACCATGTAGAGCCGCGAATGGCCGGTGTAGCGGGACAGTTGGCGCGCCAGCCGGATCACCGTGTGGTCGGCGTCGGCACGCTGCTGCGACGGGCTGGCGGTGAAATGCAGGAAATCCACCCGGCAGCCGCGCTTGGCCATCAGGAAGGCCGCCACCGGCGAGTCGATGCCCCCGGAGAGCAGGGTCAGCGCTCGACCCCCGGGCCCTACCGGCAGCCCGCCCAGGCCCCGGTGACGGGTGCCGTAGCAGTACATGCCGTCGCTGTAGATGTCCAGGTGGAAGGTCTGGTCGGGGCGGCGGAGGTCCACCCGCTGCCAGGGGCTGTGTTCGATGATGGTCTGACCGATCCGTGCCGCGATCTGGTCCGAGGGCAGGGGAAAGCGCTTGTCGGCCCGCTTGACCCGGACGGCAAAGCTCCCCTGGCCGGCGTTCTCCATACGGTTGGCCAGGTCGGACAGCAGCATGCGGGCCTGTTCCAGCATGGCCTG
Encoded proteins:
- a CDS encoding sigma-54-dependent Fis family transcriptional regulator encodes the protein MQDRRIYQAWESFLSQGETPTGVRDEVLASWQRSLDNNVPVDRSQTQALSDGEFLRVRQQSGPFLTAARPALEQGRRFLSEARAMVMLSNAHGTVLETVGDRRVIEHGQDIGLCRGGLWDEGHIGTNAIGTALASQQPVQIHGYEHYCCRVQRWTCAAAPVFSPTTRRILGVVDLSGPAESFNPQSLAYVVAVARQIEGGLIQATEADHRRLIDRFLGMGRRWKHRDVLVVSRSGVIVHGNEQVRRQISRASRNLFFENTIPLLRDTPAEEWLDKLHAQLPTADIEPVTVDGEHLGVILAPRQGRTGIRPRNRDMGEHPSDGFSLDTLIGDSPAMRAACDKARRLAATDAPILIEGETGVGKELFAQGIHALSMLTGPFIPVNCGALPKDLIGGEMFGYVGGAFTGASQEGRPGKLEAADGGTLCLDEVSEMPLDLQPTLLRILEDGVVYRIGSHQPRRVRARLLSMTNRNLPEEIESGRFRQDLFYRIAALRLRIPPLRERGDDIALLAEYYLRQQATRSGRTPQSLSAEAMDALLRYHWPGNVRQLRNAITTTAALTDAATIDVEALPEEILTPAPAPTPGEDGNLQLATVERAAIEQALRRCEGNVSRAARQLGIARSTLYCRIQEQHIPIPRRRRTAP
- a CDS encoding acetone carboxylase subunit gamma, whose amino-acid sequence is MSYERTKIADLIDGTIDPDTLHKMLSSPKDEDRFETYISILQERVPWDDRIILPLGPKLYIVQEQDTHRWVIKSEAGHVFCDYRENWKLHALIYVRESQEALDEIYPELMAPSSGWQTIREYYCPLSGDLLDVEAPTAWYPVIHDFEPDIETFYRDWLGLEVPERAEG
- a CDS encoding hydantoinase B/oxoprolinase family protein translates to MSYERIEPQYAGGGEQTTGIVRGGESLKQHRDRVLDATRGTGHYAGLQSLALRDEEPIRYNKMFSRLRAGVVDARETAKRIAASPIVEQEGELCFTLYNAAGDAIVTSTGIIIHVGTMGAAIKYMIENDWEHNPGVQDKDIFCNNDSLIGNVHPCDIHTIVPIFWEGKLVGWVGGVTHVIDTGAVGPGSMATGQIQRFGDGYSVTCRKIGANDTLFRDWLHESQRMVRTTRYWMLDERTRVAGCHMIRDMVEELIRDEGIDAYWQFCYESVEHGRRGLQARIKAMTIPGKYRQVGFVDVPYKHEDVRVPSDFAKVDTIMHTPSEIEIRGDGTWKLDFEGATRWGWHTYNAHQVSFTSGIWVMMTQTLIPTEMINDGAAYGTEFRLPKGTWMNPDDRRVAFSYSWHFLVSSWTALWRGLSRSYFGRGYLEEVNAGNANTSNWLQGGGFNQYDEIHAVNSFECAANGVGASAFGDGISHAAAIWNPEGDMGDMEIWELAEPLVYLGRQIKASSGGSGKYRGGSGWESLRMVWNAKDWTMFFMGNGHISSDWGLMGGFPAASGYRFTAHDTGIKELIEAGKPIPLGGDVDPGENAYEKLIPDARVKRDKQAITTEAMYKDYDLYLNTMKGGPGFGDPLERDPVMVAHDLAEGHILPRFAERIYGVVTQETDDGPRVDSKATEARRQAIRKERLDRAMPTMEWMKQERARILKKEASTQVQQMFASSFKLSPRFLAHFKAFWNLPEHWELHEEELGIPHYGSHYHMDLSELPDVRTVKLVEEE
- a CDS encoding hydantoinase/oxoprolinase family protein; this encodes MSAVQPTPRDVQVLGIDAGGTMTDTFFVDGQGEFVVGKAQSTPDDESVGLLYSSEDALALWDIPLEQALPQLQTGVYSGTALLNRVVQRKGLRCGLIVNQGMEDFHRMGRAIQAYLGFAYEDRIHLNTHYYDEPLVPRQRTRGVVERVDMFGNVVIPLREESARQAAREVIASNVDGIVISLLHSYKNPEHERRVRDIVLEEVARAGKTIQVFASVDYYPVRKESHRTNTTILEAYAAEPSRETLKKISTSFQEKGTQFDFRVMATHGGTISWKAKELARTIVSGPIGGVIGAKYLGETLGYKNIACSDIGGTSFDVALITQNELTIRTDPDMARLVLSLPLVAMDSVGAGAGSFVRLDPYTRAIKLGPDSAGYRVGVCWADSGIETVSITDCHMVLGYLNPDNFLGGAIKLEPQRAHDAIKAQIADPLGLSVEDAAAGVIELLDSELHDYIRSMISAKGYDPRSFVCFSYGGAGPVHTYGYTEGLGFEDVIVPAWAAGFSAFGCAAADFEYRYDKSLDINLDQHASPSEREAAAKTLQAAWAELTENVLEEFRVNGYGPEQVRLQPAYRMQYRGQLNDLEIDSPIASADSEEDWLQLEEAFNQTYGRVYAESARSPELGYSVTGAIMRGSVPIPKPRIPREPLADKTPAPKARLGTRRFYHKRRWVEAQLYHMESLLPGNEIEGPAIIESDATTFVVPTGFRTWLDEHRLFHLKEL
- a CDS encoding glutathione S-transferase N-terminal domain-containing protein; its protein translation is MRILIRYFFRGVRLVLTPFMIAGSRLMMPKGIERDPEDQRAVDAQTRRLALYHYPACPFCIKVRRVMHRLSLDIELRNAQGPGEYRETLRREGGRVMVPCLRIEQEDGSVRWLYESDDIIEYLLDHFEPE
- a CDS encoding DUF3634 family protein, translated to MVWFWLFALLLGVAAVVGVVRHHRVAFVIAFDGKGPAVRKGAPPPGFLAACRDVARMYGVGAGKVYGVREAGGLQLAFSRDLPERARQPLRNCWTPPPSGGPAGGAGGGARRAG
- a CDS encoding DUF882 domain-containing protein, with amino-acid sequence MRTDSTRGTGINRRRFLAWSAATLAMASTPITLAQAARTEHRDLAFHNLHTGEKLTVTYWEHGRYLPDALSEVNHVLRDHRANEVHPIDPDLLDTLDALQQRLDTQATFEVISGYRSPETNRRLRAQGRNVAVYSLHMEGEAIDIRVPGRDLSQVRDAALSLQKGGVGYYPRSQFVHVDVGNVRSW
- the thiI gene encoding tRNA uracil 4-sulfurtransferase ThiI, producing MTAAQPADQRPVLGRFQPNRLLIHYGEVALKGRNRSRFERALRHNLRHRLRAAGLRPEIHQGHQRIWVDLQGLSEAQRQEVLQAAAETPGIVTYQPVHYLAASADRQAMLEQARMLLSDLANRMENAGQGSFAVRVKRADKRFPLPSDQIAARIGQTIIEHSPWQRVDLRRPDQTFHLDIYSDGMYCYGTRHRGLGGLPVGPGGRALTLLSGGIDSPVAAFLMAKRGCRVDFLHFTASPSQQRADADHTVIRLARQLSRYTGHSRLYMVPYDHFDMALHGDQRGHEVVLFRRFVARTGEALAKRLRALALISGDSLGQVASQTMENMVSTSLAVRMPIMRPLVGLDKADIVAIGRRIGTYDISIQPYKDCCALLDHQPRTRTLPSNLEAIEAQLGLDDPALVEATLADAVCLEFAAGRDLKR